One window of Microcoleus vaginatus PCC 9802 genomic DNA carries:
- a CDS encoding pentapeptide repeat-containing protein, whose translation MNVDELLKLYAIGERNFSGVYLHEVYLYEAELIGANLYEADLIGANLSKAKLNRVNFGKANLCKINLMRADLGGADLTEALLVEANLNRAELMGANLSKADLSGASLIQATLIGANVSRATLSRADLHGVNLYGVNLRRAVLTECDLIGANLSKVDLSGADLMGASLIRADLTEAILSASDLSGANLLGANLTKVNLSGVYLKGTTMPDGTIHD comes from the coding sequence ATGAACGTTGACGAACTGCTCAAGCTATACGCAATAGGAGAAAGAAATTTTAGCGGGGTCTACCTGCACGAGGTCTACCTCTACGAAGCAGAATTGATTGGAGCCAATCTGTATGAAGCCGACCTGATTGGAGCCAATCTCAGCAAAGCGAAACTCAACAGAGTCAACTTTGGCAAAGCCAATTTGTGCAAGATTAATTTGATGAGAGCAGACTTAGGTGGAGCCGACCTCACAGAAGCACTTTTAGTTGAAGCTAACCTGAATCGAGCTGAGTTGATGGGAGCGAACCTCAGCAAAGCAGACTTGAGCGGAGCTTCCCTGATCCAAGCAACTTTAATTGGAGCCAACGTATCTCGGGCCACACTCAGCCGTGCAGACTTGCACGGAGTAAATCTTTACGGAGTAAACTTGCGTAGGGCGGTGCTGACAGAATGCGATTTAATTGGCGCAAACTTGAGCAAAGTAGACCTTAGCGGAGCCGACTTAATGGGGGCGAGTCTAATTAGGGCAGACTTGACTGAAGCGATTTTAAGTGCGTCAGACTTAAGCGGAGCAAACCTGTTGGGAGCAAACCTTACAAAAGTTAACCTGAGCGGAGTATATCTTAAGGGTACAACAATGCCCGACGGCACGATTCACGACTAA
- a CDS encoding DUF2813 domain-containing protein, producing MNRFENISVRGFRRLQNIELEMRNLIVMIGANGSGKTSFLDVLSILAASASGNLQNLLQLKGGLNEILTRGKVQELEIEISMQVPDKKTPLNYSLTLSPKGLSYEVRDEYLTQQRNPNRPEPFKYIESQGLDIKYFQDGSGLVRPNWEHNPLETSLSQVPKMYREPEDLRKSLASCTYYGALDVSEKSPIRLPQAMRPAKLPGASGENLVSCLYDLRETDRDRFEMVENIISAAFPDFEPLNFPPVAAGTMSMTWTDRNFPQPFYVHELSEGTLRFLWLVALLQSQTLTTVTLLDEPEVSLHPELLRHLVYLMREASKHTQLIVATHSDRLIRFLKPSEVLVCDLEEGEAKMRWGDTFNLDKWLEDYSLDQLWAMNIMGGRP from the coding sequence ATGAATAGATTTGAAAATATATCAGTAAGGGGTTTTCGGCGTCTTCAAAATATTGAGCTTGAAATGAGAAATCTCATCGTCATGATTGGTGCAAACGGATCAGGAAAAACTTCTTTTTTAGATGTTCTTTCAATACTAGCCGCTTCAGCAAGTGGAAATTTACAGAATTTATTGCAACTTAAAGGCGGCTTGAATGAAATTTTGACAAGAGGTAAAGTACAAGAACTGGAAATTGAAATTTCAATGCAAGTGCCAGATAAAAAAACTCCTTTGAATTACAGCTTAACATTGTCACCCAAAGGTTTATCCTATGAAGTCAGAGATGAATATTTAACACAGCAGAGAAATCCCAACAGGCCTGAACCCTTCAAGTATATTGAATCACAAGGTTTGGATATTAAATATTTTCAAGATGGCAGTGGATTGGTGAGGCCCAATTGGGAGCATAATCCTCTTGAAACCTCCCTTTCTCAAGTTCCTAAAATGTATCGCGAACCTGAGGATCTGAGAAAGAGCCTTGCTTCTTGCACCTATTATGGAGCACTCGATGTTTCAGAGAAAAGTCCAATCCGTCTACCTCAAGCAATGCGCCCTGCAAAGTTGCCTGGAGCAAGCGGTGAAAACCTCGTTTCCTGTCTTTATGACCTTCGGGAAACCGATCGTGACCGTTTTGAAATGGTTGAAAATATCATTTCTGCAGCCTTTCCAGATTTCGAGCCGTTAAACTTTCCTCCGGTTGCCGCAGGAACTATGTCTATGACTTGGACAGATAGGAATTTTCCTCAGCCTTTCTATGTCCATGAGTTATCAGAGGGAACGCTGCGTTTCCTCTGGTTGGTTGCGCTGCTTCAAAGTCAAACTTTAACAACCGTCACGTTGCTAGATGAACCAGAAGTTAGCCTGCACCCGGAACTCTTAAGACACTTAGTTTATCTAATGAGAGAAGCTTCAAAACACACTCAACTGATAGTTGCAACACACTCAGATCGACTCATCAGATTTCTTAAGCCAAGCGAAGTTTTGGTCTGCGACTTGGAAGAAGGTGAGGCAAAAATGAGGTGGGGTGACACTTTTAATCTGGATAAATGGTTAGAAGATTATAGTCTTGACCAGCTTTGGGCAATGAATATAATGGGTGGCCGTCCATGA